The following are encoded together in the Vidua macroura isolate BioBank_ID:100142 chromosome 6, ASM2450914v1, whole genome shotgun sequence genome:
- the ERG28 gene encoding ergosterol biosynthetic protein 28 homolog — MSRFLNVLRSWLVMVSVIAAGNTLQSFRDHGFLSEKLYTASPGLVNGLQARTFGVWTLLSSVIRCLCAIDIRNRTLYHITLFTFFLALAHFLSEVFIYHTAALTIGVMAPLMVASFSIMGMLIGLQYLEVEALSQNKKKN; from the exons ATGAGCCGGTTCCTGAACGTGCTGCGTAGCTGGCTGGTGATGGTGTCGGTCATCGCCGCCGGGAATACCCTGCAGAGCTTCCGCGATCACGGCTTCCTCTCAGAGAAGCTGTACACCGCCAGCCCCGGCCTCG TGAATGGGCTCCAGGCTCGGACCTTCGGCGTCTGGACCCTGTTGTCATCAGTGATCCGCTGCCTCTGCGCAATCGACATCCGTAACAGGAC CCTCTATCACATCACACTCTTTACCTTCTTTTTGGCCCTCGCTCACTTCCTCTCCGAGGTCTTCATATaccacactgcagccttgacAATTGGAGTTATGGCCCCCCTCATGGTAGCAA GTTTCTCTATTATGGGGATGTTGATTGGACTGCAGTACCTGGAGGTAGAAGCGCTATcacaaaacaagaagaaaaactga